A genomic region of Plasmodium malariae genome assembly, chromosome: 14 contains the following coding sequences:
- the PmUG01_14034600 gene encoding small ribosomal subunit nuclear export protein, putative, producing the protein MKQDECSFSSTSLVINEICSLFSVLQNAKSKKCILNSLTRLFVLLYSERMKRKLIYDDANGSSDSNNSNDGTSSDQSEQNSCDEDNIKLKKFFKKDFIILETRNKKKVFTKYDKWLNECFEKFLSLLFQLLSHDDELFLKKSLSLLFGCLQLESKIYESVIDNIPNCSVDNVDRNNNDVSTRRPEEHTSSIEYNEKEKKQKEKSFPIKLFRRITVYLLKMQNLSISAIKHICKSYLCFYYDLNYFFLSIFKIYCMDRKNARDGNTCDGIIDCANSSRSSSSSGSAISNNSGLILGRKGKRVPKAERIAQKVEDTTVDNDNTSSFIYSILINSIKPDKKVQSFHIKKSAFMKKGKIDDMFLFLDEKDKRMTRKRKYKNPKKGENGQNYNSNRSGNNSYKKSKMFCSYESDDTIVHSSSDSSSSDSNESSNDKIGSNKHSSDGDYNFLRSGNLTNGSNSSDEETMSDVVEQYDDMIIQKRRKEKNECQMKERKNNLFININIDNKIYARLYANCWFYFITTYNHKYTMMLQLLHFIPLYVFPYTNNPYYLIDFFNYAFYSASNLYVSLAALPGIFHILTELNIGNLLTERNCSTVNSQGRTKEKTEANEDRERNENYEIKHEEEHQCTEEADRHYAIGDTILRNEESEKIIKKKNNKVLDDITYDEEKELICVEHIEEGNASSGNYSKKGDDDMHTIDEDGIEGSSNDRSIDKSAFQSLEYDSSMKGSDCHSLGYDSNMDGSECHSLGYDGNIDNSEYQNHSDELDGEKKLNDNMYTDYYKRLFELIMPVSFYYDGTSFLKIIYTSIKNRMIPLYYVISFLKKLLRVGCLTSYNISINILSVVYDILNYFKNELHDAMFISAPVFMNMEFKNDFFCFENLEKNFDKNKIIEMLEQNAKLLNVRYIQEEKKDTKCHEILSNVKIENKDDCILVLEKSNTKLDEFNRMSTEDSSTERDGNEPNRREKNLFSLQSCLPDKYQINMNTLNKKELYMANHIFYEIILLNNHICDNLRYYSNVYYYSVNNDSSYKPHEFYNDPNKMNWEKEDSLLSFLKNILSFKKKRESDICLSVQQKNFSTIFL; encoded by the coding sequence atgaagcaGGATGAATGTAGTTTTTCTTCTACCTCTTTAGTCATAAATGAGATATGTTCTCTGTTTAGCGTTTTGCAAAATGCAAAAAGTAAGAAATGCATTTTAAATAGTTTAACAAGGTTGTTTGTGTTACTGTATAGTGAGagaatgaaaagaaaattaatatacgATGACGCTAATGGTAGTAgtgatagtaataatagtaatgatGGTACTAGCTCTGATCAGAGTGAACAAAACAGCTGTGATGAGGacaacataaaattaaaaaaatttttcaaaaaggaCTTTATCATCTTGGAAACacgtaataaaaaaaaggtgttCACAAAATATGATAAGTGGCTAAACGAATGCTTTGAAAAATTCCTAAGTCTATTGTTTCAGTTGTTAAGTCATGATGATgaattgtttttaaaaaagagcTTGTCTTTGTTATTTGGGTGTTTACAGTTGgaatcaaaaatatatgaaagtGTTATTGATAATATCCCAAATTGCAGTGTTGATAATGTAGATAGAAATAATAACGATGTTAGTACAAGAAGACCAGAAGAACATACTAGTAGCAtagaatataatgaaaaagaaaaaaagcaaaaggaaaaaagttTCCCCATTAAGTTATTTAGGCGTATTACTGTCTATTTACTAAAAATGCAAAATCTGAGTATTAGCgctataaaacatatatgtaaaagttacttatgtttttattatgacttaaattactttttcctctcaatttttaaaatctaTTGTATGGATAGAAAAAATGCAAGAGATGGAAACACGTGTGATGGAATTATTGACTGTGCAAATAGTAGCCgcagcagtagtagtagcgGTAGTGCCATTTCTAATAACAGTGGCTTAATCCTTGGTCGGAAAGGGAAAAGGGTACCCAAGGCAGAAAGAATAGCGCAAAAGGTGGAAGACACAACCGTAGATAATGACAACACAAGTTCGTTCATTTATagcattttaattaattccaTTAAACCTGATAAAAAGGTACAAAgttttcatattaaaaaaagtgcatttatgaaaaagggtaaaattgatgatatgtttttattcttagacgaaaaggataaaagaatgacgagaaaaagaaaatataagaatccaaaaaagggggaaaatGGACAAAACTACAATAGTAACAGAAGTGGAAACAACAGTTATAAGAAGAGTAAAATGTTTTGTAGTTACGAAAGCGATGACACCATTGTGCACTCGTCCTCAGATTCTTCTTCCTCAGATAGCAATGAGAGTAGCAATGACAAGATTGGCAGTAATAAACATAGCAGTGATGgagattataattttctgcGGAGTGGTAACTTAACTAATGGGAGTAACAGCAGCGATGAGGAAACAATGTCGGATGTTGTAGAGCAATATGACGACATGATTATACAAAAGAGaaggaaagaaaagaatgaatgtcaaatgaaagaaagaaaaaataatttatttataaatataaatatagataataagATTTATGCTAGGTTATACGCAAATTGttggttttattttataacaaCCTATAACCATAAATATACTATGATGTTGCAATTATTGCATTTTATtccattatatgtatttcctTATACTAATAACCCTTATTATTTAATcgatttttttaattatgcatTTTATTCTGCGTCAAATTTGTATGTATCTCTGGCAGCACTGCCAggtatttttcatattttaacaGAACTAAATATTGGAAATTTACTGACTGAGAGGAATTGTTCTACAGTGAACAGTCAGGGTAggacaaaagaaaaaacggAAGCAAATGAAGATAGGGAAAGAAATGAAAACTATGAAATAAAGCATGAGGAAGAGCATCAGTGTACGGAAGAAGCTGATAGACATTATGCAATAGGTGATACAATTTTACGGAATGAGGaaagtgaaaaaattataaaaaagaaaaacaataaaGTCCTTGATGATATTACTTATGATGAGGAGAAGGAGTTAATTTGTGTTGAGCATATTGAGGAGGGAAATGCTTCATCTGGTAATTATTCTAAAAAAGGAGACGATGATATGCATACGATAGATGAGGATGGCATTGAGGGAAGTAGCAACGATAGAAGTATTGATAAGAGCGCGTTTCAAAGTCTCGAATATGATAGCAGTATGAAAGGGAGCGATTGTCATAGCCTCGGATATGATAGCAATATGGATGGAAGCGAGTGCCATAGCCTTGGATATGATGGCAATATAGACAATAGTGAATACCAGAACCATAGCGACGAACTTGATGGggagaaaaaattaaatgataacATGTACACAGACTATTATAAGAGGTTATTTGAGCTGATTATGCCGGTGagtttttattatgatggtacaagttttttaaaaataatatatacatcaaTAAAAAACAGAATGATTccattatattatgttatatcctttttaaaaaagctaCTTCGTGTTGGATGTTTAACCTcttataatatatctataaatatattaagtgtagtgtatgatatattaaattatttcaaaaatgagTTACATGACGCAATGTTTATTTCAGCTCCAGTTTTTATGAACATGGAATTTAAAAAcgattttttttgttttgaaaatttggagaaaaattttgataaaaataaaattattgaaatGTTAGAGCAAAATGCAAAATTGCTAAATGTACGTTATATACAAGAAGAGAAGAAGGATACGAAATGCCATGAAATTTTAAGTAAtgtaaaaattgaaaataaagaTGACTGTATTTTGGTTCTTGAAAAATCAAACACGAAGCTAGATGAATTTAATAGAATGTCAACTGAGGATAGCAGCACTGAAAGAGATGGAAATGAACCAAATAGGAGAGAAAAAAATCTGTTTAGTTTACAAAGTTGCTTACCAGATAAGTAccaaataaatatgaatactTTAAACAAAAAGGAGTTATATATGGCtaaccatattttttatgaaataatattacttaaCAATCACATATGTGATAATTTAAGATATTATTCTAACGTCTATTACTACAGTGTTAATAATGATTCTTCATATAAACCTCATGAGTTCTATAATGATccaaataaaatgaattgggaaaaagaagattctcttctttcttttttaaaaaatattttaagttttaaaaaaaagagagaatCGGACATATGTCTATCTGTTCAGCAGAAAAACTTCTCAACCAtctttttgtaa
- the PmUG01_14034700 gene encoding conserved Plasmodium protein, unknown function, whose translation MSSLKCVSTRVAAFILYLVPLIYSFLVIVFGFIECKQRNTYNLLVLSVFYGIVIIIICLVGCYGVIKEHAVSIRSTIILLIVNNIIMTMLITFLLIDILNYPHIVTIHQASKFLQYIVQDKKVGLIFCSSVYLLIFFSFCFMWTIGDYLAQLDAKVCLDDLRHSHDHIKSKKKLNSGKLMGDENEFLLKV comes from the coding sequence ATGAGCTCTTTAAAATGTGTATCTACGAGAGTGGCAGCATTTATTTTGTACCTAGTACCGTTGATTTACTCATTCTTAGTCATAGTTTTTGGGTTCATTGAGTGTAAACAAAGGAATACTTATAATTTACTAGTACTGTCAGTATTTTATGGCATAGTAAtcattataatatgtttagTTGGGTGCTACGGGGTAATAAAAGAACATGCTGTGTCAATAAGATCTACAATAATTCTATTAATTGTGAATAACATTATTATGACCATGTTAATAACATTTCTGTTAAtagatattttaaattaccCTCATATTGTTACTATTCATCAAGCTTCTAAATTCTTACAGTATATAGTACAAGATAAAAAGGTAGGactaattttttgttcttcagtttacttgttaatatttttttctttttgttttatgtgGACTATTGGAGATTACTTAGCTCAGTTAGATGCCAAGGTGTGTTTAGATGATTTGAGGCACTCACATGACCATATtaagagcaaaaaaaaattaaattcagGAAAATTAATGGGTGACGAGAACGAGTTTTTGTTAAAGGTGTAG